From Bacteroidales bacterium, one genomic window encodes:
- a CDS encoding class II fructose-1,6-bisphosphate aldolase: MVSYKELGLVNSREIFAKAVKGGYAIPAFNFNNMEQMQAIIMACVETKSPVILQVSKGARQYANQTLLRYMAQGAVEYAKELGCNIPIVLHLDHGDSFELCKSCCDLGFSSVMIDGSKLPYEQNVAITKQVVEYAHKYDVTVEGELGVLAGIEDEVHSETHTYTRPEDVEDFVKKTGVDSLAISIGTSHGAYKFKPGVKPHIRLDILHEIEKRIPGFPIVLHGSSSVPQDIVAEINQYGGKIKDSAGVPEDQLREAAKSAVCKINIDSDSRLAMTAAIRKVFVEHPEEFDPRKYLGPAREKMKELYIHKVKVVLGSDNKA, encoded by the coding sequence ATGGTATCTTACAAAGAGTTAGGCCTTGTGAATTCTAGAGAGATTTTTGCAAAGGCGGTAAAAGGCGGGTATGCAATTCCTGCGTTTAATTTTAACAACATGGAGCAGATGCAGGCCATCATCATGGCTTGTGTGGAGACCAAATCACCTGTAATTCTGCAGGTTTCAAAAGGAGCAAGACAGTATGCGAATCAGACGCTTCTTAGATATATGGCACAGGGTGCCGTTGAGTATGCAAAGGAGTTAGGATGCAATATTCCTATCGTTCTTCACCTGGATCACGGTGATTCATTTGAACTTTGCAAATCTTGCTGCGATCTTGGTTTTTCTTCCGTTATGATTGACGGTTCAAAACTTCCTTATGAACAGAATGTTGCAATCACAAAGCAAGTTGTTGAGTATGCACATAAATATGATGTTACCGTAGAGGGCGAGCTTGGAGTTCTTGCAGGTATTGAGGATGAGGTTCATTCTGAGACTCATACATACACAAGACCAGAGGACGTTGAGGACTTTGTAAAGAAGACCGGCGTTGATTCTCTTGCAATTTCTATTGGTACTTCACACGGTGCTTATAAATTTAAACCGGGCGTTAAACCTCATATCCGTTTGGACATTCTTCATGAGATTGAGAAGAGAATTCCTGGTTTCCCAATTGTACTTCACGGTTCATCCAGCGTCCCTCAAGACATTGTTGCTGAGATTAATCAGTACGGCGGCAAAATTAAGGATTCAGCGGGAGTACCTGAGGATCAGCTGAGAGAGGCTGCAAAGAGCGCTGTTTGCAAAATCAATATTGATAGCGACAGCCGTCTTGCAATGACCGCAGCAATACGCAAGGTATTTGTTGAGCATCCGGAGGAGTTTGACCCAAGAAAATATCTTGGACCAGCAAGAGAGAAGATGAAAGAGCTTTATATTCACAAGGTTAAGGTTGTTCTTGGTTCTGATAATAAAGCATAA
- a CDS encoding Cof-type HAD-IIB family hydrolase, giving the protein MIKAIFFDIDGTLVSFKTHKVPKDNIEALKELRRRGIKVFISTGRMLKMTSVVDGIEFDGYVANNGATCYDSSKKMIFHRPLPQDQLDAVAARLADKSKQQFALSFMGQDDYYINCHSKVAEEIARQVNVAPPILMPVNEIIKKEIYQLCIYVQGSELQKILDETLTKCDGSAWNPLFADVNEKGITKEYGIDRILEHFNLKLSDTMSFGDGANDIPMLRHTALSVCMGNATAEVEKASDYKTDTVDNGGIVSALRHYSVL; this is encoded by the coding sequence ATGATAAAGGCGATATTTTTTGACATAGATGGAACGCTGGTTTCCTTTAAGACGCACAAGGTGCCCAAAGATAATATTGAGGCGCTTAAAGAGCTGAGGCGCAGGGGTATAAAAGTTTTTATCTCTACGGGAAGAATGTTGAAAATGACCTCTGTTGTGGACGGTATTGAGTTTGACGGATATGTTGCAAACAACGGTGCAACATGTTATGATTCAAGCAAGAAAATGATTTTTCACAGGCCGCTGCCTCAGGATCAGCTGGATGCAGTAGCGGCGCGGCTGGCAGACAAGAGCAAGCAGCAATTTGCACTCTCTTTCATGGGGCAAGATGACTACTATATCAATTGTCACTCTAAAGTGGCGGAAGAGATTGCAAGACAAGTAAATGTAGCTCCCCCAATTTTGATGCCCGTGAATGAAATCATAAAGAAAGAGATTTATCAGCTTTGTATTTATGTGCAAGGCAGCGAGTTGCAGAAAATTTTGGATGAGACTCTTACAAAGTGTGACGGCTCTGCATGGAATCCTCTGTTTGCGGATGTAAATGAGAAAGGCATTACAAAGGAGTATGGCATTGATAGAATTTTGGAACATTTCAATTTGAAACTCTCTGATACAATGTCATTTGGAGATGGAGCTAATGATATTCCCATGCTGCGTCATACGGCGCTGAGCGTTTGTATGGGCAATGCAACTGCGGAGGTTGAAAAAGCATCAGATTATAAAACTGATACTGTTGACAACGGCGGAATTGTTTCTGCCCTCAGACATTACAGCGTTTTGTAG
- a CDS encoding nucleotide exchange factor GrpE yields MFNINHDSKNKEEKKDIKVEQQAENKAVAEDNGKKEEQAEKSAATVTDKNEGKAGECKSESGEQKEGNVENKKEEKREEKREEQPETPEQKLNKEIEKLKKDQAEDKDRYLRLAAEFDNFRRRTAKERLELIETASEGVIKSILPIVDDFERAIAVLKDSKDSDAAKQGTELIYKKMMEMLKNRGVTVIEAIGKDLNTDEHEAIAQIPAKDPKQKGKIVEIAQQGYKLNGKVIRFAKVVMGN; encoded by the coding sequence ATGTTTAATATTAATCACGATAGTAAAAATAAAGAGGAGAAGAAGGATATTAAGGTTGAACAACAAGCTGAGAACAAAGCTGTTGCAGAGGATAACGGAAAGAAGGAGGAGCAGGCGGAAAAGAGCGCCGCAACAGTAACTGACAAGAATGAGGGAAAAGCAGGAGAGTGCAAATCAGAGAGTGGTGAGCAGAAAGAGGGCAACGTGGAGAATAAGAAGGAGGAAAAGAGAGAGGAGAAGCGGGAAGAACAGCCGGAAACTCCTGAGCAGAAGCTAAATAAAGAGATTGAAAAACTTAAGAAAGATCAGGCGGAGGATAAGGACAGGTATTTGAGATTGGCGGCTGAGTTTGACAATTTCAGGCGCCGTACTGCAAAAGAGAGATTGGAGCTGATAGAGACTGCAAGCGAGGGTGTTATAAAGAGCATACTCCCGATAGTAGATGACTTTGAGAGAGCTATTGCAGTACTTAAGGACTCTAAAGATTCCGATGCGGCAAAGCAGGGTACTGAGCTGATATACAAGAAGATGATGGAGATGCTCAAGAACCGCGGAGTGACTGTGATTGAAGCTATAGGGAAGGATTTGAATACAGATGAGCATGAGGCGATAGCGCAGATTCCTGCTAAAGATCCTAAGCAAAAAGGTAAAATTGTTGAGATTGCTCAGCAGGGTTACAAGCTGAACGGCAAGGTTATACGCTTTGCAAAAGTTGTAATGGGAAATTAA
- the dnaJ gene encoding molecular chaperone DnaJ: MADKRDYYEVLGVSKTASADEIKKAYRQMALKYHPDRNPGDKAAEEKFKEAAEAYDILSNPEKRQRYDQFGFAGTSSAAGGGFSGGGFSMDDIFSQFGDIFGGHFGGGSARGGFGGFGDFFGGFGGGDDEGGRGGRVERGSDIRIRIKLTLAEVLHGVEKKIKINKLVTCPDCGGKGAASEADIKTCPDCKGRGIVTKVVRTILGQMQTTTTCPRCNGTGKIVSKPCKKCGGSGLVKAPEEISFKVPAGVAQGMQLTVRGKGNAAPHGGVNGDLLVVIEEGQDPNFQRDGNDLLYSLFVSVPDAITGCDAEIPAIDGKLRIKVAPGTQSGSILRLRGKGVPDVNGYGAGDMLIAVNVWIPKNLTSEEKKTIEKLKSSPSFEPKPGSDDKGFFDRLKGKFK; this comes from the coding sequence ATGGCTGATAAAAGAGATTATTATGAAGTGCTGGGGGTGAGCAAGACCGCAAGCGCTGATGAGATAAAGAAGGCTTATAGACAGATGGCCCTTAAGTATCATCCCGATAGGAATCCGGGTGATAAAGCTGCCGAGGAGAAATTCAAGGAGGCTGCGGAGGCTTATGATATTCTCTCAAATCCGGAGAAAAGGCAGAGGTATGATCAGTTTGGATTTGCCGGAACAAGCAGTGCCGCGGGCGGAGGATTTTCAGGCGGCGGTTTCTCTATGGACGACATTTTCAGCCAGTTTGGAGATATATTCGGAGGACATTTCGGAGGCGGTTCTGCGCGCGGAGGCTTTGGCGGATTTGGTGATTTCTTTGGCGGATTTGGCGGCGGAGATGATGAAGGAGGACGCGGAGGCAGAGTGGAGAGAGGCAGCGATATACGCATAAGAATCAAATTGACCCTTGCTGAAGTTTTGCACGGGGTAGAGAAGAAAATTAAAATCAATAAACTTGTAACGTGCCCGGATTGTGGTGGTAAAGGCGCTGCAAGTGAGGCAGATATAAAGACATGTCCCGATTGTAAAGGACGCGGAATTGTGACAAAAGTAGTCCGTACAATTCTTGGACAGATGCAGACAACTACAACATGTCCGCGTTGTAACGGCACGGGTAAAATTGTTTCCAAGCCATGTAAGAAGTGCGGCGGTTCCGGCCTGGTAAAAGCTCCGGAGGAGATTAGCTTTAAGGTTCCTGCGGGTGTTGCGCAAGGCATGCAGCTTACGGTGCGCGGCAAAGGAAATGCAGCTCCTCACGGTGGAGTTAACGGAGATTTGCTGGTTGTTATAGAGGAGGGGCAAGATCCTAATTTCCAGAGAGATGGAAATGATTTGCTTTACTCTTTGTTTGTAAGCGTTCCGGATGCTATTACCGGATGTGATGCGGAAATTCCTGCAATTGACGGCAAGCTTAGAATCAAAGTTGCTCCGGGAACACAGAGCGGCAGTATATTGAGACTCAGAGGGAAAGGTGTACCGGATGTTAACGGCTACGGAGCTGGAGATATGTTGATTGCCGTAAATGTCTGGATTCCAAAGAATCTGACTTCAGAAGAAAAAAAGACGATAGAAAAATTAAAATCTTCCCCTTCATTTGAACCAAAGCCGGGCAGCGATGACAAAGGTTTCTTTGACAGACTAAAAGGCAAGTTTAAATAG
- a CDS encoding M23 family metallopeptidase: MKLLKIFVSLICVCCSSFLQAQNFIFPLDNYYGIAGNYGELRGGHFHCGLDLKTGGSVGKKVYAAQNGYISRLSVTSTGFGNMITINHPGGYQTIYGHLLKFAPALQARLRKNQYRTQTWEQSIYFGPREFPVKKGDFIAYSGNSGSSGGPHLHFEVRSPQGIPMNLLIGGKGGVKSKPVVKVSGTPAGSAFISLVKDTVKPVINSVLFFGHANIIGTPYSYLIERPRKSNAMLLPKYSYVAIDAIDYINGNYARLGIYRYQVFLDRTPVFTFTEGNIPYSTGKYITSLLEYSQRYYRGRTYVKSYLEPGNRLKDRIVAVNDGLIVLNDDEFHNVRVVVYDVYGNSSEKSFLVKRDEVIYKNRVPYPPKGVFMGWVSANSYKTKGT; the protein is encoded by the coding sequence ATGAAGCTATTAAAAATATTCGTGTCCCTGATTTGCGTCTGTTGTTCTTCTTTTTTACAGGCGCAGAATTTTATTTTTCCTCTAGATAATTACTACGGCATTGCCGGCAATTACGGCGAATTAAGAGGAGGACATTTTCACTGCGGATTAGATTTAAAAACCGGAGGTTCTGTCGGGAAGAAAGTATATGCTGCCCAAAATGGCTATATATCAAGGCTTTCTGTTACTTCCACCGGATTCGGAAATATGATTACTATTAATCATCCGGGTGGCTATCAGACAATTTACGGACATTTGCTAAAGTTTGCACCTGCTCTTCAGGCGCGGCTTAGAAAGAATCAGTATAGAACTCAAACTTGGGAACAGAGCATTTATTTTGGACCTAGAGAGTTTCCGGTGAAGAAAGGAGATTTTATTGCATATAGCGGGAACTCAGGCTCTTCCGGCGGTCCGCACCTGCATTTTGAAGTTCGCAGCCCGCAGGGGATTCCAATGAATCTTTTGATTGGAGGGAAGGGCGGAGTAAAATCCAAGCCGGTTGTTAAAGTAAGCGGAACTCCTGCAGGAAGTGCTTTTATCAGTCTTGTTAAAGATACCGTAAAGCCTGTGATTAACAGCGTCTTATTCTTTGGACACGCTAATATTATCGGGACTCCGTACTCATATCTGATTGAGCGTCCGAGAAAGTCAAATGCAATGCTGCTTCCAAAATATTCTTACGTTGCTATTGACGCCATAGATTATATTAATGGAAATTACGCAAGATTAGGCATTTACAGATATCAAGTATTTTTGGACAGGACTCCGGTATTTACTTTTACTGAGGGAAATATTCCTTATTCAACTGGGAAGTACATAACATCTTTGCTTGAGTATTCTCAAAGATATTACCGCGGACGTACTTATGTGAAGAGCTATCTTGAACCTGGTAATAGACTTAAGGATAGAATAGTAGCCGTTAATGACGGATTGATAGTTCTTAATGATGATGAGTTTCATAATGTCCGCGTTGTTGTTTATGATGTGTATGGTAATTCATCTGAAAAATCTTTTTTGGTTAAAAGAGATGAAGTCATTTATAAAAACAGAGTGCCTTATCCTCCAAAGGGAGTTTTTATGGGTTGGGTGAGCGCAAATTCTTATAAAACCAAAGGGACTTGA
- a CDS encoding zinc metallopeptidase, with the protein MTMGGGFVLIAIIGVIGMIVQSRLKSVFNKYSKVMAPGGLTGAQFAQKMLDGNGIRDVKVTAIGGSLTDHYNPANKTLNLSESVYGSNSVAAAAVACHECGHALQHAQGYAPLRLRSALVPVVNFSSMLSQIVIIIGILLINVFPALFWIGILMFAMVLVFSVVTLPVEYNASHRALAWLQSSHSLTPVEVDQARETLMWAARTYVVAALSALATLLYYISFAGRR; encoded by the coding sequence ATGACAATGGGTGGAGGTTTTGTTCTGATAGCAATAATTGGTGTTATTGGAATGATTGTACAATCAAGATTGAAGAGCGTCTTCAACAAGTACTCTAAGGTTATGGCTCCGGGCGGATTGACCGGCGCTCAGTTTGCACAAAAAATGCTGGACGGCAACGGAATCAGAGATGTAAAGGTTACTGCCATAGGTGGCAGTCTTACAGACCATTACAATCCGGCAAACAAGACCCTTAATTTGAGCGAGAGCGTTTATGGTTCAAATAGTGTTGCGGCTGCGGCTGTTGCATGCCATGAGTGCGGTCACGCTCTGCAGCATGCACAGGGATATGCTCCGCTTAGATTGCGTTCGGCCTTGGTTCCTGTAGTTAATTTCTCATCCATGCTATCTCAAATAGTCATTATCATAGGAATCTTGTTAATCAACGTTTTCCCGGCTTTGTTCTGGATTGGAATTTTGATGTTTGCAATGGTGCTGGTATTTAGCGTTGTTACTTTGCCGGTGGAGTATAATGCTTCCCACCGTGCGCTTGCATGGCTGCAATCTTCTCATTCTCTGACTCCTGTAGAAGTTGATCAGGCACGCGAAACTTTAATGTGGGCTGCCCGTACTTATGTCGTTGCCGCACTTTCCGCTCTTGCAACATTGCTTTATTACATCAGCTTTGCCGGAAGAAGATAA
- a CDS encoding anhydro-N-acetylmuramic acid kinase, with protein MMKSLKKTYDFKNGVRVIGLMSGTSLDGIDFCYVEFKYLSGKWNYKIIKAEDESYPQQLKDKLNTAQNFSALEYARLNSDYGLYLGERIKAFMERNGIDPDKVDIIASHGQTIFHQPEIQFTGQIGSGAGIAAKTGVDTVCDFRTTDVALGGQGAPLVPIGDRNLFGEYDYCLNLGGFSNISFENSKKTADGKSVAVRTAFDISPVNYVLNYYMRTIGKEYDKDGALARSGKICRELLDKLNNLPFYTQKGPKSLGREWVENEVIPLIESFKLPIEDKLCTFCEHAAMQTSKNVAAGENGAVSRVLVTGGGAFNKYLMERMQAQAPQCEYVIPDKLTVNFKEALIFAFLGALYIADIPNCMSSVTGAAYDCIGGAMYKAGGER; from the coding sequence ATGATGAAGTCTTTGAAAAAAACTTACGACTTTAAAAATGGCGTAAGAGTAATTGGCTTGATGTCAGGTACTTCTCTTGACGGAATTGATTTTTGTTATGTGGAGTTTAAGTATCTTTCAGGCAAGTGGAACTATAAAATCATAAAGGCTGAAGACGAGTCATATCCGCAACAGCTTAAAGATAAGTTAAATACAGCTCAAAATTTTTCAGCGCTGGAATATGCGCGGCTGAATTCAGATTACGGCTTGTATCTTGGCGAGCGTATAAAGGCTTTTATGGAGCGCAATGGTATTGATCCAGACAAAGTTGACATTATTGCAAGTCACGGTCAGACAATCTTTCATCAGCCTGAAATTCAATTTACAGGACAGATTGGGAGCGGCGCCGGGATTGCTGCAAAAACCGGAGTTGACACTGTTTGCGATTTTAGAACAACCGACGTTGCCCTTGGAGGTCAAGGTGCTCCGCTGGTTCCGATAGGCGACCGGAATCTTTTTGGAGAGTATGATTATTGTCTGAATCTTGGAGGGTTCTCAAATATTTCTTTTGAGAATTCTAAGAAAACGGCTGATGGCAAGAGCGTTGCAGTGAGGACAGCGTTTGACATATCTCCTGTAAATTACGTTCTTAACTACTACATGAGGACAATAGGGAAGGAATATGACAAGGACGGAGCATTGGCCCGCAGCGGAAAAATCTGTCGGGAACTCCTTGACAAACTTAATAATTTACCTTTTTATACACAGAAGGGTCCCAAGTCTCTTGGGCGCGAATGGGTTGAGAATGAGGTCATTCCTTTGATTGAATCTTTTAAGCTCCCGATAGAGGATAAACTTTGTACTTTCTGCGAGCATGCCGCAATGCAGACTTCTAAAAATGTAGCGGCCGGGGAAAATGGCGCTGTTAGCAGAGTTTTGGTTACTGGCGGCGGAGCGTTCAATAAATATCTGATGGAGCGCATGCAGGCGCAAGCACCTCAGTGCGAGTATGTTATACCGGACAAGCTGACGGTAAACTTTAAGGAGGCTCTGATTTTTGCCTTTCTTGGAGCTTTGTATATTGCTGATATTCCAAATTGTATGAGTTCCGTTACGGGGGCTGCGTATGACTGCATCGGAGGCGCAATGTATAAGGCGGGAGGGGAGAGGTAA
- a CDS encoding nitroreductase family protein, with translation MELIDAINKRQSNRKYKSTPVEIEKIMQCIDAARLAPSANNAQEWKFVVVQKPELLKEVQNAAAFMGMNGFAKGVPAFVAVVTEKTKAINNVDIVLHRKDYKQMDIGLAIENFCLRAADLGLGTCIMGWFNEGKIKKLLQVPSSRKIWLMLAVGYPDDAQREKSLKSLQEISSIDKY, from the coding sequence ATGGAATTAATAGATGCGATCAATAAAAGGCAAAGCAACAGAAAATACAAAAGTACACCTGTTGAGATAGAAAAAATAATGCAATGCATTGATGCTGCAAGACTTGCACCATCAGCCAATAATGCGCAGGAGTGGAAATTTGTAGTTGTTCAAAAACCTGAGCTATTAAAGGAGGTACAAAATGCAGCGGCATTTATGGGGATGAATGGGTTTGCAAAGGGAGTTCCTGCATTTGTAGCCGTAGTCACGGAAAAGACTAAAGCCATTAATAATGTGGATATTGTGCTGCACAGAAAAGATTACAAGCAGATGGATATTGGTCTGGCCATTGAGAATTTCTGCTTGAGGGCTGCCGATCTTGGACTTGGCACATGTATCATGGGATGGTTTAATGAGGGCAAAATCAAGAAGTTGCTGCAAGTCCCCAGCAGTCGCAAGATTTGGCTTATGCTTGCCGTTGGATATCCGGATGATGCTCAACGTGAAAAATCTCTGAAATCCTTACAGGAGATTTCTTCTATTGATAAGTACTAG
- a CDS encoding helix-turn-helix transcriptional regulator, with amino-acid sequence MKKKEEKNTFIEMCPVRNVIARFGNKWAILIILEINEKGVARFNELCKMIPDVSPRVMSGTLKTLEADDIIARKIYPVVPPKVEYRLTDVGKSLLPLIAQLTEWAQNHMKTIVKHRNKFTNV; translated from the coding sequence ATGAAGAAAAAGGAGGAGAAAAATACATTTATTGAAATGTGTCCGGTACGCAATGTAATAGCCAGATTCGGAAATAAATGGGCCATATTGATCATTTTGGAGATAAATGAAAAAGGGGTTGCGAGGTTTAATGAACTCTGCAAAATGATACCGGATGTTTCTCCGCGCGTAATGTCAGGAACCCTAAAAACACTTGAGGCTGACGATATTATTGCACGCAAAATTTACCCGGTTGTTCCTCCAAAAGTTGAGTACCGCCTTACTGATGTTGGCAAGTCTTTGCTGCCGCTAATTGCCCAGCTCACAGAATGGGCTCAGAACCATATGAAAACAATTGTCAAGCACAGAAATAAATTCACAAACGTTTAA
- a CDS encoding DJ-1/PfpI family protein, whose amino-acid sequence MAKKTAVLALNPVNGYGLFNYLENFYEHQIPYKVFAVATSTHIKTNSRIQIEADDVIANLKGHAADYDALIFACGDATPVFAQHVGEKHNQDMLAVIKEFADASKLMIGHCAAAMYFEMSGAASGKKFAIHPLAKAALSKNTALDDKTSIDGNFYTAQCEHDVAALMPAILKALK is encoded by the coding sequence ATGGCAAAGAAAACTGCTGTCTTGGCTCTTAACCCTGTTAACGGTTATGGCCTGTTTAACTACTTGGAGAATTTTTATGAGCATCAAATACCTTATAAGGTTTTTGCCGTTGCAACATCAACTCACATTAAAACTAATTCAAGAATCCAGATTGAGGCTGATGATGTTATTGCCAACCTAAAAGGGCATGCCGCAGATTATGACGCGCTTATTTTTGCTTGCGGAGATGCAACTCCGGTATTTGCACAGCATGTCGGGGAGAAGCATAATCAAGACATGCTTGCTGTTATAAAAGAGTTTGCCGATGCGAGTAAATTAATGATTGGACACTGTGCTGCTGCAATGTATTTTGAAATGTCCGGAGCAGCCAGTGGTAAAAAGTTTGCAATTCATCCTCTTGCAAAAGCAGCTTTGAGCAAGAATACAGCTTTGGATGATAAGACTTCTATTGATGGTAATTTCTACACAGCTCAGTGTGAGCATGATGTTGCCGCTCTAATGCCTGCAATTTTGAAGGCACTTAAATAG
- a CDS encoding MFS transporter, translating to MKNISKYLTASILSMSLLTVMAGAAIAPALGVIKEHFAGTPNLLIQFIISIPALFIVFTNLAFPYFCKLFKTRTLALIGLLIYAICGTIPFFSNDIYIILIFRAILGVSVGMIMPLSTGLLSFYFPPEKQAELMGLSAAMNQMGGVVATLLAGMLANISWNFSFLVYLLGFIAVAMVAIFLPNERLGGKSDIQIPSFCARIKKFHPSVIGMFLCMSLFFVYPSNFAMIAGKQTALSLNAVTIIMVALDVIAFFVGLCFGRMMQIFRMQMKYFAPCGFIIGYLIFILSGELWALLAGSAIIGIANGAGIPYLNTIASIKGGKDAVTTVMPLISASLYLGQFLSPIYISALGNKLFSNALTAPYYIAVIVGGIYLIQVYTTRHFQALPPAEK from the coding sequence ATGAAAAATATTTCAAAGTATCTTACAGCATCTATCTTGTCAATGTCGCTGCTGACCGTAATGGCCGGAGCAGCAATTGCTCCTGCGCTTGGAGTTATCAAAGAGCATTTTGCCGGAACTCCTAATCTGCTTATCCAATTCATTATCAGCATTCCTGCACTATTTATAGTCTTTACTAATCTGGCGTTCCCTTATTTTTGCAAACTTTTTAAAACAAGGACCCTTGCGCTAATTGGACTGCTCATTTATGCTATTTGCGGGACAATCCCGTTCTTCTCCAACGATATTTATATTATTCTAATTTTCAGAGCAATACTAGGTGTGAGCGTTGGCATGATAATGCCTCTCTCCACGGGTTTGCTGTCATTTTATTTTCCTCCGGAGAAACAGGCGGAGCTAATGGGACTCTCCGCAGCTATGAATCAGATGGGCGGAGTGGTTGCAACCCTGCTTGCAGGTATGCTCGCAAACATTTCATGGAACTTCTCTTTTCTTGTATATCTGCTTGGTTTTATTGCCGTTGCAATGGTCGCCATATTCCTTCCAAATGAAAGATTGGGAGGGAAAAGTGACATTCAAATTCCAAGCTTTTGCGCCCGCATAAAGAAGTTCCATCCCTCTGTAATAGGAATGTTTTTGTGCATGAGCTTGTTCTTTGTTTATCCAAGCAATTTTGCAATGATTGCGGGAAAACAAACCGCTTTATCTCTCAATGCCGTCACAATCATAATGGTTGCACTAGATGTAATCGCCTTCTTTGTAGGACTTTGCTTTGGACGAATGATGCAAATTTTCCGTATGCAGATGAAATATTTTGCACCCTGCGGATTCATTATTGGCTACCTGATTTTTATTCTGTCGGGAGAATTATGGGCACTGCTGGCCGGTTCTGCAATAATAGGAATTGCAAACGGCGCCGGCATACCTTACTTGAACACAATTGCCTCAATCAAAGGGGGAAAGGATGCAGTCACCACAGTTATGCCGCTTATTTCTGCAAGCCTATACCTTGGTCAATTTCTTTCTCCCATCTATATTTCCGCACTAGGCAACAAGCTGTTTAGCAATGCATTAACAGCTCCTTACTATATCGCGGTTATTGTCGGGGGCATTTATCTAATACAAGTTTACACCACTCGCCACTTCCAGGCTCTGCCGCCTGCAGAAAAATAA
- a CDS encoding metallophosphoesterase, translated as MPIIFIIILLSYIGANVYIFIRGAQAVTLFPTGLKITLAILFWVCVILLFISFFARNAKLPSALSGIVYEVGNSWLIVTLYLFLLLLIFDILKLCGVHYNYGFITSVIITCLALTYGYINYRHPKINNIKITLKDNGQHHLKILAFSDLHLGNGTRKKALQRYVKMINAQHPDIILIGGDLIDNSVAPLYEQNMKEEIDKLKAPLGIYMVPGNHEYYSGINESAKFIGSTQIRLLRDTVLTLKDSLQIIGRDDYTNSSRKSLKELMSSADRGKPTILLDHQPRRLSETQEEGINLQFSGHTHHGQVWPISWITDKIFEQSHGYKKWGNSNIYVSSGLSLFGPPFRIGTQSDIAVFNIAY; from the coding sequence ATGCCAATCATATTCATAATCATTCTGCTAAGCTATATTGGAGCAAACGTATACATCTTTATACGCGGAGCGCAAGCAGTAACCTTGTTCCCGACAGGTTTAAAAATAACTCTTGCAATTCTGTTTTGGGTTTGTGTTATATTATTGTTTATCAGCTTCTTTGCGCGCAATGCAAAATTACCGTCAGCTCTATCAGGAATTGTATATGAAGTAGGAAACAGCTGGCTGATTGTTACGCTATACTTATTCCTGCTCTTGCTAATATTTGATATTCTGAAGCTTTGCGGCGTCCACTACAATTACGGTTTTATAACATCAGTTATAATAACCTGCCTTGCATTGACATACGGCTACATCAATTACAGACATCCAAAAATCAACAACATTAAAATTACCCTCAAGGATAATGGACAGCATCATTTAAAAATACTGGCATTCAGCGATTTGCATCTAGGAAACGGGACAAGAAAAAAAGCTTTGCAGCGTTATGTTAAAATGATAAATGCACAACATCCCGATATAATCCTTATAGGAGGAGATTTGATTGACAACAGCGTAGCTCCTCTATATGAGCAAAATATGAAGGAGGAAATAGATAAGCTGAAAGCGCCCCTCGGCATTTACATGGTCCCCGGCAATCATGAGTATTACAGCGGGATAAATGAGAGCGCAAAGTTCATCGGCAGCACCCAAATCCGTCTGCTGAGAGATACAGTACTAACATTAAAGGATAGCCTGCAAATCATTGGAAGAGATGATTATACAAACAGCAGCCGGAAAAGTCTAAAAGAACTCATGAGCTCTGCCGACAGGGGAAAGCCTACAATTTTACTGGACCATCAGCCGCGCCGCTTATCTGAAACTCAGGAAGAAGGAATAAACTTGCAGTTCAGCGGACATACACATCACGGACAAGTGTGGCCAATAAGCTGGATAACAGATAAAATATTTGAACAAAGCCACGGGTATAAAAAATGGGGCAATAGTAACATTTACGTATCAAGCGGCCTCTCCCTGTTTGGACCGCCGTTCCGCATTGGTACTCAAAGTGATATAGCTGTATTCAATATTGCATACTAG